One part of the Streptomyces nigra genome encodes these proteins:
- a CDS encoding DEAD/DEAH box helicase → MARRPQKSNRRASAPATPTPSHREFRLPENTTPALPAVEDFAGLDMPEALLKTLAAQGVTTPFPIQAATLPNSLAGRDLLGRGRTGSGKTLAFGLALLARTAGLRAQPKAPLALVLVPTRELAQQVTDALTPYATAVNLRLTTVVGGLSITKQAGVLRRGVEVLVATPGRLNDLVERGDCVLDQVRVTVLDEADQMTDMGFLPQITKLIQQVRPDGQRLLFSATLDANIDRLVQRFLTDPVVHSVDPSAGAVTTMEHHVLHLLDETDKKAVTTRIAARDGRVILFLDTKRSADRLAKRLLSVGVRAAALHGGRSQPQRNRTLEQFKNGDVTALVATNVAARGIHIDDLDLVVNVDPPTDHKDYVHRGGRTARAGGSGSVVTLVLPEQKRDVTRLMSEAGIRPRTSRITSSDAALATITGAREPSGVAVTLPVPEQAQPAASRPARKNGTAKPASSRGGRRRRAEGQAKAAPEATARKTGRASTGRSGSGATGRSGSGATAATGTSAGGARRGGPRRSATGGGAAAGRTADRRGGGRSGGRTA, encoded by the coding sequence ATGGCCCGCAGACCCCAGAAGTCCAACAGGCGCGCTTCGGCACCCGCCACGCCCACGCCGTCGCACAGGGAATTCCGGCTGCCGGAGAACACGACGCCCGCACTTCCCGCCGTCGAGGACTTCGCCGGTCTGGACATGCCCGAAGCGCTGCTGAAGACGCTCGCCGCGCAGGGCGTGACCACCCCCTTCCCCATCCAGGCCGCCACGCTGCCGAACTCGCTCGCCGGACGCGACCTGCTCGGCCGCGGCCGTACCGGCTCCGGCAAGACGCTCGCCTTCGGCCTGGCCCTGCTGGCCCGCACCGCCGGACTGCGCGCCCAGCCCAAGGCGCCCCTGGCCCTCGTGCTGGTGCCCACCCGTGAACTCGCCCAGCAGGTGACCGACGCGCTGACGCCCTACGCGACCGCCGTCAACCTGCGCCTGACCACCGTGGTCGGCGGCCTGTCGATCACCAAGCAGGCCGGTGTGCTGCGCCGCGGCGTCGAGGTGCTGGTGGCCACCCCCGGCCGGCTCAACGACCTCGTGGAACGCGGCGACTGCGTCCTCGACCAGGTGCGTGTCACCGTGCTGGACGAGGCCGACCAGATGACCGACATGGGCTTCCTGCCGCAGATCACCAAGCTGATCCAGCAGGTACGGCCCGACGGCCAGCGGCTGCTCTTCTCGGCCACCCTGGACGCGAACATCGACCGCCTCGTTCAGCGGTTCCTCACCGACCCCGTGGTGCACTCCGTGGACCCGTCCGCCGGAGCCGTGACGACGATGGAGCACCATGTGCTCCACCTGCTCGACGAGACCGACAAGAAGGCCGTCACCACGCGTATCGCGGCCCGTGACGGCCGGGTCATCCTCTTCCTGGACACCAAGAGGTCCGCGGACCGGCTCGCCAAGCGCCTGCTGTCCGTCGGCGTCCGCGCCGCCGCCCTGCACGGCGGACGCTCGCAGCCGCAGCGCAACCGCACGCTCGAGCAGTTCAAGAACGGCGACGTCACCGCGCTGGTCGCGACCAACGTCGCGGCCCGCGGCATACACATCGACGACCTCGACCTCGTCGTGAACGTCGACCCGCCGACCGACCACAAGGACTACGTCCACCGGGGCGGCCGTACGGCCCGCGCCGGCGGCTCCGGCAGCGTCGTCACGCTCGTCCTGCCCGAGCAGAAGCGGGACGTCACCCGGCTGATGTCGGAGGCGGGCATCCGTCCGCGCACGTCCCGGATCACCTCAAGCGACGCAGCGCTGGCCACGATCACCGGCGCCCGTGAACCGTCCGGCGTGGCCGTCACCCTCCCGGTGCCCGAGCAGGCGCAGCCGGCGGCGTCCCGCCCGGCCCGCAAGAACGGCACCGCCAAGCCGGCGTCCTCGCGCGGGGGCCGACGGCGCCGCGCCGAGGGCCAGGCCAAGGCGGCACCCGAGGCCACCGCCCGCAAGACCGGCCGCGCCTCCACCGGCCGATCCGGGTCCGGCGCCACGGGCCGGTCCGGGTCCGGCGCCACGGCCGCCACCGGCACCTCGGCGGGCGGCGCGCGACGCGGCGGCCCGCGCAGGTCAGCGACCGGTGGGGGAGCCGCGGCCGGTCGTACGGCGGACCGGCGTGGCGGCGGCCGTAGCGGTGGTCGTACCGCCTAG
- a CDS encoding protein kinase domain-containing protein — MNPRDRGPRLPVGFQVGGWALGAVIGSGGRSIVYEARSVPGGAPAAVKVVSTPDDLVEREVWFGTRADHPHLLRTRAVRRIDAPEPAGAVALVMDRADVSLRQALAAGVPGLDPVRLLQGIAAGLAHLHGLGWVHGDVTAANVLLGPRDGVRLADFGLTSEPGGVYARTPPLGTLDHRPPEWWSPRRRADGTVLRATADIWAFGVLAHQVLTGGHHPFPGLHARARALAAQAYARGNAPLRLHPSLDEGRHRLIADCLARDHASRLPRTAASLVARIGDGWT; from the coding sequence GTGAACCCTCGCGACCGGGGGCCCCGTCTCCCGGTGGGCTTCCAGGTCGGGGGCTGGGCGCTGGGCGCCGTGATCGGCTCGGGCGGCCGGAGCATCGTGTACGAGGCCCGGTCGGTGCCCGGGGGTGCGCCGGCCGCGGTCAAGGTGGTGTCCACGCCGGACGACCTGGTGGAGCGGGAGGTGTGGTTCGGGACCCGGGCCGACCATCCGCACCTCCTGCGCACCCGTGCCGTCCGCCGGATCGACGCGCCGGAACCGGCCGGTGCCGTCGCCCTCGTCATGGACCGGGCCGACGTCAGCCTGCGCCAGGCGCTGGCCGCCGGCGTCCCCGGCCTGGACCCCGTACGGCTGCTCCAGGGGATCGCGGCCGGGCTCGCCCATCTGCACGGCCTGGGGTGGGTGCACGGCGACGTCACCGCCGCCAACGTGTTGCTGGGCCCGCGGGACGGGGTGCGACTCGCCGACTTCGGCCTGACGTCGGAACCCGGCGGCGTGTACGCCCGTACTCCCCCGCTGGGCACGCTCGACCACCGGCCGCCCGAGTGGTGGTCGCCGCGCCGGCGCGCCGACGGCACCGTGCTGCGGGCCACCGCCGACATCTGGGCCTTCGGTGTCCTCGCCCACCAGGTCCTCACCGGAGGGCACCACCCGTTCCCCGGCCTCCACGCGCGGGCCCGCGCGCTCGCCGCCCAGGCCTACGCCCGCGGCAACGCCCCACTGCGGCTGCACCCCTCCCTGGACGAGGGACGGCACCGGCTCATCGCGGACTGCCTCGCCCGGGACCACGCCTCCCGGCTTCCCCGCACCGCGGCGTCGCTGGTCGCGCGTATCGGAGATGGCTGGACGTGA
- a CDS encoding PP2C family protein-serine/threonine phosphatase has protein sequence MTADIEFTAFFDATPSPYLVLDTGLVIRYVNPAYLRVTGRTADELVGKRFFDALPENPGAEQAEDNLRASLTRVLNSGKPETLVLQRYDIPARDGSGGFEERWWSEIHTPIVGPDGAVRWIVQRADDVTGFVRSQRAQEPAGEFTDLKKGMAAELYVRAREAHRLNQELRQAHARERQIGVALQEAMLSAPDLDLHHDNIAVRYLPAASSLNVCGDWYDVVDLPPDRYAAAVGDVVGHGLRAAAVMGMLRSALSAVIRATPSPAQALEVLGLYARSMEGATAATAVKVLVDTRSRLIIYSNAGHPPPVLLHTDGSCELLDRATDPPLGTREHHVPRPQAGVSYQPGDTLVLYTDGLIERRGEDIDVGLARLTSALAQDGTLGHDQLADALLARLDVAGGSSDDIALIVIRL, from the coding sequence ATGACGGCGGACATCGAATTCACGGCCTTCTTCGACGCCACACCGAGCCCGTATCTCGTTCTGGACACGGGCCTGGTGATCCGTTACGTCAACCCGGCCTATCTGCGGGTCACCGGCCGCACCGCCGACGAACTGGTCGGCAAGCGCTTCTTCGACGCCCTGCCGGAGAACCCGGGCGCCGAGCAGGCCGAGGACAACCTCAGGGCCTCCCTGACCCGGGTCCTGAACAGCGGGAAGCCGGAGACCCTGGTCCTCCAGCGCTACGACATCCCCGCCCGTGACGGTTCGGGCGGCTTCGAGGAGCGCTGGTGGTCGGAGATCCACACCCCGATCGTGGGTCCGGACGGCGCGGTGCGGTGGATCGTCCAGCGCGCCGACGACGTCACCGGGTTCGTCCGCTCCCAGCGGGCTCAGGAGCCGGCCGGCGAGTTCACGGACCTGAAGAAGGGCATGGCGGCCGAGCTGTACGTCCGCGCCCGCGAGGCGCACCGGCTGAACCAGGAGCTGCGTCAGGCCCACGCCCGGGAACGCCAGATCGGCGTGGCGCTCCAGGAGGCCATGCTGTCGGCCCCCGACCTCGATCTGCACCACGACAACATCGCCGTGCGCTATCTGCCCGCGGCCTCCTCGCTCAACGTGTGCGGCGACTGGTACGACGTCGTCGACCTGCCGCCCGACCGCTACGCCGCCGCGGTCGGCGACGTGGTCGGGCACGGGCTGCGCGCCGCCGCCGTCATGGGCATGCTCCGCAGCGCCCTGAGCGCGGTCATCCGGGCCACCCCCAGCCCGGCCCAGGCGCTGGAGGTGCTCGGCCTGTACGCCCGCTCGATGGAGGGCGCGACGGCGGCGACCGCGGTGAAGGTCCTGGTCGACACCCGCAGCCGGCTGATCATCTACAGCAACGCGGGGCATCCGCCGCCCGTCCTGCTGCACACCGACGGCTCGTGCGAGCTGCTGGACCGGGCGACCGACCCGCCCCTGGGCACCCGTGAGCACCATGTGCCCCGCCCCCAGGCCGGCGTCTCCTACCAGCCGGGCGACACCCTCGTGCTCTACACCGACGGCCTCATCGAACGGCGCGGGGAGGACATCGACGTCGGCCTGGCCCGGCTCACCTCCGCCCTCGCCCAGGACGGCACGCTCGGCCACGACCAGCTGGCCGACGCGCTGCTCGCCCGGCTCGACGTGGCGGGCGGTTCCTCCGACGACATCGCGCTGATCGTCATCCGCCTCTGA
- a CDS encoding serine/threonine protein kinase, with product METIIVQPSGPSRPGAGALLHLGPGDTAEFGRDLPGERTGRFVALRDPGVSRRAGLLEAAGDYWRLSNFSGDTAYVVENMESGGEYLTVAPGRLGAPVPFEFSRVVLPALDGSAGFTVFAPQHAYLDERCAPGGGEHTVHPFALDATAKYFLVLVALCEPRLRGVPDGALPGAGDIARRLRPLDGCGGLTRSAVNYHIDYLARTKLRLDLGGDPGDDDGRTGAKRARLASLALRFGLVREEHLALLPPRRRVAPEGDGV from the coding sequence TTGGAGACGATCATCGTTCAGCCGTCCGGCCCGTCCCGGCCGGGCGCCGGCGCACTGCTGCACCTGGGGCCGGGCGACACGGCCGAGTTCGGGCGTGACCTGCCCGGCGAGCGGACCGGCCGCTTCGTCGCCCTGCGCGATCCGGGCGTGTCCCGGCGGGCGGGTCTGCTGGAGGCCGCCGGGGACTACTGGCGGCTGTCGAACTTCAGCGGCGACACCGCGTACGTGGTGGAGAACATGGAGAGCGGCGGGGAGTATCTGACCGTGGCGCCCGGACGGCTCGGCGCGCCCGTGCCCTTCGAGTTCTCCCGGGTCGTCCTGCCCGCCCTGGACGGGAGCGCCGGGTTCACGGTGTTCGCCCCGCAGCATGCCTACCTCGACGAGCGGTGCGCGCCGGGCGGGGGCGAGCACACCGTGCACCCCTTCGCGCTGGACGCGACGGCCAAGTACTTCCTGGTGCTGGTCGCGCTGTGCGAACCGCGGCTGCGCGGGGTGCCGGACGGCGCGCTGCCGGGCGCCGGTGACATCGCCCGGCGATTACGGCCCCTGGACGGCTGCGGCGGCCTGACCCGTTCCGCCGTGAACTACCACATCGACTATCTGGCCCGGACGAAGCTCCGCCTGGACCTCGGCGGGGACCCCGGTGACGACGACGGGCGTACGGGGGCCAAGCGCGCCCGGCTCGCCTCGCTCGCCCTGCGCTTCGGTCTCGTCCGGGAGGAACACCTCGCGCTGCTCCCGCCCCGTCGGCGCGTCGCCCCGGAAGGGGACGGGGTGTGA
- a CDS encoding DUF6003 family protein, which yields MTEDAYLFLLDEDDPTAPLGVAPAAVGDLACMDTPAVRAWLDAQGVTATSPRLRLLPPEETGAIPEGAERLPVPLGDEELSRVRHTTAPEPLARLEEELLAWRDCADGRDGLIGRALAAGVAPHRIVELTGVDPAAVTAAARG from the coding sequence ATGACCGAGGACGCGTACCTGTTCCTGCTGGACGAAGACGACCCCACCGCACCGCTGGGCGTGGCCCCGGCCGCCGTCGGTGATCTCGCGTGTATGGACACCCCGGCGGTGCGCGCCTGGCTGGACGCCCAGGGTGTCACCGCGACCTCGCCGCGGCTGCGGCTGCTGCCGCCGGAGGAGACCGGGGCCATCCCGGAGGGCGCCGAGCGGCTGCCCGTCCCGCTCGGCGACGAGGAGCTGAGCCGGGTCCGGCACACGACGGCGCCGGAGCCGCTGGCCCGTCTGGAGGAGGAGCTTCTGGCGTGGCGGGACTGCGCGGACGGCCGGGACGGTCTCATCGGGCGGGCCCTGGCCGCCGGGGTCGCCCCGCACCGCATCGTCGAACTGACGGGCGTGGACCCCGCGGCGGTGACGGCCGCGGCGCGCGGCTGA
- a CDS encoding YihY/virulence factor BrkB family protein, with protein MGTAVRVPQTRDMIGEELSGDEAFTALRHYGGWRLLTDSFARFRYADGFSNARALAFQVVLGLVPCTVALVGLATSVHTEGVGDIIERTLGRIVPGASADIVADAFEGTRRTAHGDVWSTLALWLGLGFALLNLASAMGQIERGANRIYGIERDRPFPRKYARAMVLAVAAGLPLGLGFVALVAGEALGDAVAESAGLEGGSPWWAVLDVPVGLVLAWVASAVIFRWCPRRVQPGYTWLAFGSAVHLVLWVAATWLLALYVEGSGAFGALYGPLTAFVALLLWANLTAVALFLGIAFAAQLEAARAGIESAVQPDPGAGG; from the coding sequence ATGGGTACCGCCGTCCGTGTGCCACAGACCCGGGACATGATCGGGGAGGAGCTCTCCGGCGACGAGGCGTTCACCGCCCTGCGCCACTACGGAGGATGGCGGCTGTTGACCGACTCCTTCGCACGGTTCCGCTACGCCGACGGGTTCAGCAACGCGCGTGCCCTCGCCTTCCAGGTCGTCCTCGGCCTGGTCCCCTGCACCGTGGCGCTCGTCGGACTCGCCACCTCCGTGCACACCGAGGGCGTCGGCGACATCATCGAGCGCACCCTCGGCCGGATCGTGCCGGGCGCCAGCGCCGACATCGTCGCCGACGCCTTCGAAGGCACCCGGCGCACCGCCCACGGCGACGTGTGGAGCACCCTCGCGCTGTGGCTGGGCCTGGGCTTCGCCCTGCTCAACCTCGCCTCGGCCATGGGTCAGATCGAGCGGGGCGCCAACCGCATCTACGGCATCGAGCGGGACCGTCCCTTCCCGCGCAAGTACGCCCGCGCGATGGTGCTCGCGGTCGCCGCCGGCCTGCCCCTGGGGCTGGGCTTCGTCGCCCTCGTCGCGGGCGAGGCCCTCGGCGACGCCGTGGCGGAGTCCGCAGGGCTGGAGGGCGGCTCGCCATGGTGGGCGGTGCTGGACGTGCCGGTCGGGCTGGTCCTCGCCTGGGTGGCCTCCGCCGTGATCTTCCGCTGGTGCCCGCGCCGGGTGCAGCCCGGCTACACCTGGCTCGCGTTCGGCTCGGCCGTGCACCTCGTCCTGTGGGTGGCGGCCACCTGGCTGCTCGCGCTGTACGTGGAGGGCAGTGGTGCCTTCGGCGCCCTGTACGGCCCGCTGACCGCGTTCGTCGCCCTGCTGCTGTGGGCCAACCTGACGGCCGTCGCCCTGTTCCTCGGTATCGCCTTCGCGGCCCAGCTGGAGGCGGCCCGCGCGGGGATCGAGTCCGCCGTCCAGCCGGATCCCGGGGCGGGTGGCTGA
- a CDS encoding DUF3618 domain-containing protein yields the protein MTQPPHDKPTAESPEELRAQVEHTRHELGTTVEALAAKADVKTRAQEKAAEVKVQAADRAGALKEQAAHKAEEVKAKASDATARVQAKVPGQVKETAEQAGRLWHEKAPQPVQDKAAQGARMAREHRGLLVAAAALGVCVWLMRHGKH from the coding sequence ATGACTCAGCCGCCCCACGACAAGCCCACCGCCGAGTCCCCCGAGGAACTGCGCGCGCAGGTGGAGCACACCCGGCATGAACTCGGCACCACGGTGGAGGCCCTGGCGGCCAAGGCCGATGTGAAGACCCGGGCGCAGGAGAAGGCCGCCGAGGTGAAGGTCCAGGCGGCCGACCGGGCCGGCGCCCTCAAGGAGCAGGCCGCCCACAAGGCCGAGGAGGTCAAGGCCAAGGCCTCGGACGCGACGGCCCGCGTGCAGGCCAAGGTGCCCGGCCAGGTCAAGGAGACCGCGGAACAGGCCGGCCGGCTGTGGCACGAGAAGGCGCCCCAGCCCGTCCAGGACAAGGCCGCCCAGGGCGCGCGGATGGCCAGGGAGCACCGTGGCCTGCTCGTGGCCGCCGCGGCGCTCGGCGTCTGCGTGTGGCTGATGCGCCACGGCAAGCACTGA
- a CDS encoding phage holin family protein, with the protein MASDTRTRPLAEQQTAKSEPVGELVQRASQQLTELVRAELHLAQAEMKEKGKRYGKGGGLFGGAGLVGFLMLQALVATAIAALAVPLPVWAAALIVTAVLGVIAAVMALTGKKQVSRAAPPKPEQTIENVKADVAEIKESAHR; encoded by the coding sequence ATGGCGTCGGACACCCGGACGCGCCCCCTCGCCGAACAGCAGACGGCGAAGTCGGAGCCCGTGGGCGAACTCGTGCAGCGCGCCTCGCAACAGCTGACGGAGCTGGTGCGCGCCGAACTGCACCTGGCGCAGGCGGAGATGAAGGAGAAGGGCAAGCGGTACGGCAAGGGAGGCGGGCTCTTCGGAGGCGCCGGCCTGGTCGGGTTCCTCATGCTCCAGGCACTCGTGGCCACGGCGATCGCGGCACTGGCGGTACCGCTGCCGGTGTGGGCGGCCGCCCTCATCGTGACGGCGGTCCTCGGCGTGATCGCCGCGGTGATGGCGCTGACCGGCAAGAAGCAGGTGTCGCGGGCCGCCCCGCCCAAGCCCGAACAGACGATCGAGAACGTCAAGGCCGACGTGGCCGAGATCAAGGAGAGTGCGCACCGATGA
- a CDS encoding cold-shock protein, whose protein sequence is MAQGTVKWFNSEKGFGFIEQDGGGPDVFAHYSNIATQGFRELQEGQRVSFDVTQGQKGPQAENIVPA, encoded by the coding sequence ATGGCACAGGGAACCGTGAAGTGGTTCAACTCCGAAAAGGGTTTCGGATTCATCGAGCAGGACGGCGGCGGCCCTGACGTCTTCGCCCACTACTCGAACATCGCGACGCAGGGCTTCCGCGAGCTCCAGGAGGGCCAGCGGGTCTCCTTCGACGTGACGCAGGGCCAGAAGGGCCCCCAGGCGGAGAACATCGTCCCCGCCTGA
- a CDS encoding universal stress protein, producing MAEQAEGADRVVVGVDGSDASRDALRWAVRQAGLTGGEVRVLGAWVVPQYHGALGWLPPESTDEAALEERARDELTTAVEETLGPRPPVEVRTEVRYGAPAGVLVDASREATLLVVGSRGRGGFAGLLLGSVAQHCAQHAACPVVVVRATGQ from the coding sequence ATGGCCGAGCAGGCTGAGGGAGCGGACCGGGTCGTGGTCGGGGTGGACGGTTCGGACGCGTCCCGGGATGCCCTGCGCTGGGCCGTGCGGCAGGCGGGGCTCACCGGGGGAGAGGTACGGGTGCTCGGCGCCTGGGTGGTCCCGCAGTACCACGGGGCGCTCGGCTGGCTGCCACCGGAGAGCACCGACGAGGCGGCGCTGGAGGAACGCGCCCGCGACGAACTCACCACGGCCGTCGAGGAAACCCTGGGGCCACGGCCGCCCGTCGAGGTGCGGACCGAGGTGCGCTACGGCGCCCCGGCCGGGGTCCTGGTCGACGCGTCCCGCGAGGCCACCCTGCTCGTGGTCGGCAGTCGGGGCCGCGGCGGCTTCGCCGGTCTGCTCCTCGGGTCCGTGGCCCAGCACTGCGCCCAGCACGCGGCCTGCCCGGTGGTGGTCGTCCGCGCCACCGGGCAGTAG